In the Haloferula helveola genome, one interval contains:
- a CDS encoding alanine--glyoxylate aminotransferase family protein, with the protein MALPERILMGPGPSTVPDRVRRAMAAPTLGHLDPRFVELLDETSSMLRELFRTSNELTFPVSATGMGGMECVVANLLEPGDQALVCINGLFGGRMADMMERYGVTVHRLEKPWGEVFTVEEIEAEVHRHPKAKVLAIVHAETSTGAHQPLEGVAKMLHEEGMLLLVDVVTSLGGHEVDLDGWYIDAAYSATQKCLSCPPGLAPVSFSPAAVEVMERRKSTVGSWYFDIGMLAKYYQGRSQRAYHHTPPVNSIYGLHEGLRIILEEGIDARIERHAKMHRRLRAGLEEIGLDYLPEQSLHTLNCVLVPKGVDESGVRATMLDTYGVEIGGGLGPLAGKVWRIGLMGHSATQANVDLVLAALVDCLE; encoded by the coding sequence ATGGCGCTTCCCGAGAGAATTCTGATGGGCCCCGGACCGAGCACCGTGCCCGACCGCGTGCGCCGCGCGATGGCGGCGCCGACCTTGGGGCATCTCGATCCACGCTTTGTCGAACTGCTCGATGAGACCAGTTCGATGCTACGGGAGCTTTTCCGGACCTCCAATGAACTGACCTTTCCGGTTTCCGCCACCGGCATGGGCGGCATGGAGTGCGTGGTGGCGAACCTGCTCGAACCGGGCGATCAGGCACTGGTTTGCATCAATGGCCTGTTCGGCGGCCGGATGGCCGACATGATGGAGCGCTACGGTGTGACGGTCCACCGCCTCGAGAAACCGTGGGGAGAGGTGTTCACGGTCGAGGAAATCGAAGCGGAGGTGCACCGACATCCGAAGGCGAAGGTGTTGGCGATCGTCCATGCCGAGACCTCGACCGGAGCGCATCAGCCTCTGGAGGGGGTCGCGAAGATGCTTCACGAAGAGGGCATGCTTTTGCTGGTCGACGTGGTGACGTCGCTCGGCGGACACGAAGTCGACCTGGACGGCTGGTACATCGATGCAGCCTACTCGGCGACCCAGAAGTGCCTCTCCTGTCCACCCGGGCTTGCGCCGGTATCGTTTTCTCCCGCGGCCGTCGAGGTGATGGAGCGACGGAAGTCGACGGTGGGGAGCTGGTATTTCGACATCGGCATGCTGGCGAAGTACTATCAAGGGCGTAGCCAACGGGCCTACCACCACACACCGCCGGTCAACTCGATCTACGGCCTGCACGAGGGTCTCAGGATCATTTTGGAAGAGGGGATTGACGCCCGCATCGAGCGTCACGCGAAGATGCACCGGCGCCTGCGTGCGGGTCTTGAGGAGATCGGTCTCGACTACCTTCCCGAGCAATCCCTCCACACGCTGAACTGCGTGCTGGTGCCGAAGGGTGTGGATGAATCCGGGGTGAGGGCGACGATGCTCGATACCTACGGGGTCGAGATCGGTGGAGGACTCGGTCCGCTGGCCGGGAAGGTCTGGCGGATCGGGCTGATGGGGCATTCGGCGACCCAAGCGAACGTCGACCTCGTTCTTGCGGCGCTGGTCGATTGCCTTGAATAG
- a CDS encoding RNA polymerase sigma factor, with protein MSEFEELVDAHYEPLYRFALSMAKNRETAADLVQQTFCIWAQKGHQLKDRSKAKTWLFTTLHREFLSHARKSKRYSDEELTEAVAGRLEATEDEADRHMDAQRALDLLGELDETFRAPITLFYLQQHSYKEIASILDIPIGTVMSRISRAKETLRKRMTAEPASAPRNILQIQPDTLKNQHG; from the coding sequence ATGAGCGAATTTGAGGAACTGGTCGATGCTCACTACGAGCCGCTGTACCGCTTTGCCCTCTCAATGGCGAAGAACCGGGAGACGGCGGCCGATCTGGTGCAGCAGACCTTTTGCATCTGGGCACAGAAGGGTCACCAGTTGAAGGATCGCTCGAAGGCCAAGACCTGGCTGTTCACCACCTTGCATCGCGAGTTCCTCTCGCATGCGAGGAAGTCGAAGCGTTACTCCGACGAGGAGTTGACCGAGGCGGTGGCCGGGCGGCTGGAGGCGACCGAAGACGAGGCGGATCGCCATATGGACGCACAGCGGGCGCTCGATCTTCTCGGGGAGCTTGATGAGACCTTTCGCGCCCCGATCACCCTCTTTTACCTGCAGCAGCACAGCTACAAGGAGATCGCGTCGATTCTCGACATCCCGATCGGCACCGTGATGTCCCGCATTTCCCGGGCGAAAGAAACGCTGCGCAAACGGATGACCGCCGAGCCGGCGAGCGCGCCCCGGAACATCCTGCAGATCCAACCGGACACCTTGAAGAACCAACATGGATAA
- a CDS encoding PmoA family protein — translation MRSTHLIAVALLTTATAHAAFEIKSTDGKVEILEDGKPLTAYYAARSPYVYPLPSASGANLARNWPIKKGVEGEQTDHPHHTSLWLSHGAVNGHDFWSWHGKGNPEIRHTGTSDTESGEKHAAFTVDLEWVADGKTQLTEKRRYRFERTDPKTLTIEVDSQLTAEGADAVFGDTKEGTFAVRVDRTLRLKGSLAKGGISDSEGRKDGKTWGKRSKWVAFHGPDEKGEPAVVAMFDHKDNLRHPTWWHARDYGLLAANPFGIHDFEGKKDRKLGEYVLKKGETLRLRYLVVLHHGTVESAGLPERWSAFNP, via the coding sequence ATGCGCTCAACCCACCTGATCGCCGTCGCCCTGCTCACCACCGCGACGGCCCACGCCGCCTTCGAAATCAAATCCACCGATGGCAAGGTCGAGATCCTTGAGGACGGTAAGCCGCTCACCGCTTACTACGCCGCCCGCTCCCCCTACGTTTATCCGCTTCCCAGCGCCTCGGGAGCCAACCTCGCCCGCAACTGGCCGATCAAAAAGGGCGTCGAGGGTGAGCAAACCGACCACCCCCACCACACCTCGCTCTGGCTCAGCCACGGAGCGGTCAACGGTCACGACTTCTGGTCATGGCACGGAAAGGGAAATCCGGAAATCCGTCACACCGGCACCAGCGACACCGAAAGCGGTGAAAAGCACGCCGCGTTCACCGTCGATCTCGAGTGGGTGGCGGACGGCAAGACCCAGCTCACCGAGAAGCGTCGTTACCGCTTCGAGCGAACCGACCCCAAGACCCTGACCATCGAAGTGGATTCCCAGCTCACGGCCGAAGGGGCGGACGCGGTCTTCGGTGATACCAAAGAGGGCACCTTTGCAGTCCGGGTCGACCGCACCCTCCGACTCAAGGGATCGTTGGCAAAAGGTGGGATCTCCGACAGCGAGGGCCGCAAGGACGGCAAGACCTGGGGCAAGCGCTCGAAGTGGGTCGCCTTCCACGGTCCCGACGAAAAGGGCGAACCGGCGGTGGTCGCGATGTTCGACCACAAGGACAACCTCCGCCACCCGACGTGGTGGCACGCCAGGGACTACGGTCTGCTCGCCGCGAACCCCTTCGGCATTCACGACTTCGAGGGGAAAAAGGACCGCAAGCTCGGTGAGTATGTGCTGAAGAAAGGCGAAACCCTCCGGCTGCGTTACCTTGTCGTCCTTCATCACGGCACAGTCGAGTCGGCCGGACTTCCGGAAAGATGGAGCGCCTTCAACCCATGA
- a CDS encoding Gfo/Idh/MocA family oxidoreductase gives MTPNRRNFLRTSALASTAVWFAPNAKAAPASETLRVAVIGLRGRGKSHVSEILGAKGAKLVAVCDVDPEVLAKTVSDLDRKSVKVTTYSDFRKLCESPEIDAVTIATPNHTHTLISVTAAANGKHVYVEKPVSHCVWEGRQLALAAEKFGVIIQHGFQRRSETAWKDAFEWVRGGELGKLKIARGFCYKPRPSIGKAKGAQLAPEGLDYDLWSGPRMLQPIRRKQFHYDWHWQFPWGNGDLGNQGPHQLDVCRWALDDPKDLPRSIRSFGNRFGHDDDGQWANTQIVALDYEAAPILFEVRGLPKKNLDYKSGMDEFRGQRIGNVIEYEGGALLGGHGARCTAVDSDGKEVRKFSGSKSHFVAWIESIRSGKQDPGLSAESGHLSSALAHLGNISWLLGIPGGDDSDIDDPAVQDALDRMKGHLAANGIDLSKTPMRVGPKLETVPGEEKLTEPWNARAAGLLKDTYRSGFELPI, from the coding sequence ATGACTCCGAACCGCCGCAACTTCCTCCGCACCTCCGCCCTCGCCTCAACCGCCGTTTGGTTCGCACCGAACGCGAAGGCAGCCCCCGCCTCCGAAACGCTGCGCGTCGCAGTGATCGGTTTGCGGGGACGGGGCAAGAGCCACGTTTCGGAGATCCTCGGCGCGAAGGGCGCCAAGCTCGTCGCGGTGTGCGATGTCGATCCGGAGGTGCTCGCGAAGACCGTCAGCGATCTCGACCGGAAATCGGTCAAGGTCACGACCTACAGCGACTTCCGGAAGCTCTGCGAGAGCCCGGAGATCGATGCCGTCACGATCGCCACTCCCAACCACACGCACACGCTGATTTCGGTCACGGCCGCGGCGAACGGGAAGCACGTCTATGTTGAGAAACCTGTCTCCCACTGTGTCTGGGAAGGCCGCCAGCTCGCCCTCGCCGCCGAGAAATTCGGGGTGATCATCCAGCACGGATTCCAACGCCGGTCCGAAACGGCCTGGAAGGATGCCTTCGAGTGGGTCCGTGGAGGCGAACTCGGCAAGCTCAAGATCGCACGGGGATTCTGCTACAAGCCCCGTCCCTCGATCGGCAAAGCCAAGGGCGCCCAGCTCGCCCCCGAAGGACTCGACTACGATCTCTGGTCGGGTCCCCGGATGCTCCAGCCGATCCGGCGCAAGCAGTTCCACTACGACTGGCACTGGCAGTTCCCGTGGGGCAATGGCGACCTCGGCAACCAAGGCCCCCATCAACTCGATGTCTGCCGCTGGGCCTTGGACGACCCGAAGGACCTCCCCCGCTCCATCCGATCGTTCGGCAACCGGTTCGGCCACGACGACGATGGCCAATGGGCGAATACCCAGATCGTCGCATTGGACTACGAAGCCGCACCCATCCTCTTCGAGGTCCGGGGGCTTCCCAAGAAGAACCTCGACTACAAGTCGGGCATGGATGAATTCCGCGGCCAGCGGATCGGAAACGTCATCGAGTACGAAGGCGGTGCCCTTCTCGGCGGTCACGGCGCCCGATGCACTGCGGTCGATTCCGACGGCAAGGAAGTGCGCAAATTCTCAGGTAGCAAATCCCACTTCGTCGCGTGGATCGAGTCCATCCGCAGTGGCAAGCAGGACCCCGGGCTTTCCGCAGAAAGCGGCCACCTTTCCTCGGCCCTCGCCCACCTCGGGAACATCTCGTGGTTGCTCGGGATTCCCGGTGGCGACGACTCGGACATCGACGACCCGGCCGTGCAGGACGCGCTCGACCGGATGAAGGGACACCTTGCGGCCAACGGCATCGATCTCTCGAAGACCCCGATGCGGGTCGGCCCGAAACTCGAGACAGTTCCCGGCGAGGAGAAACTCACCGAGCCGTGGAATGCCCGCGCGGCAGGCCTTCTCAAGGACACCTACCGCTCGGGCTTCGAGCTCCCGATCTGA
- a CDS encoding alkaline phosphatase D family protein gives MKPFLLSVLLITVASADRVAPVISPQTERPWPGRDFWANPSEDWMLVDGRIENRFSGGNRNLVVLTGEIGPAREAFTLTTNVDQISFETRGEGYVGFEVGRQGDFNDYRDSAVSGSGLAVGIDFTGRPFIGSALEETSTVPMPIRNLDFEFKAEPAEGDLYRCTLRVTDATGKIVGKATTEVHGSRLEGLVALMASTQLPKPVKLTEPRPAKLPAISQLRGDEGRFAFSRVDLSGGKIVARPERAFGPILWSTYTLDNAGVLRLLIQAAPFSRNAKLEATLDLPGREQVLADLEPNSRTALFRVRNVPTDRPTEFTVTLTGTKWTGTIQPLPKSGKVTVASLSCNDATGFPHNDLVANVTAQEPDLITFHGDQIYEGIGGYGLIYDQKPNDRALLSYLRKYAMHGWTWRELLRNRPSITIPDDHDVFHGNLWGAGGKAADVSRGYGNPSQDSGGYKMSVEFVNAVHRSQAGNLPEPADPAPCRSGISVYFTRFAYGPLDIAVLSDRQFKSAPRDLLPVAEIENGWPRNLRWDAKTESSHPDAELLGPRQEAFLRRWARNPAKGTSFRLAISQSPFCAPQTLPKDIHDDTRVPSLPIYKDGEYAPDDEPKADFDTNGWPREKRDLALELMKEAKALHITGDQHLATTGQYGIEKWKDGTWWTATPATANVWPRRWMPSEPGKNRRSDDPKWLGDFTDGFGNPITLHAVANPRDIDREPARLFDRAVGYCVTTFDTSSGRITLSTWPYWASPAKAAPDNQPYPGWPIEIDPQSGQRVR, from the coding sequence GTGAAGCCCTTCCTTCTGTCCGTTCTGCTGATCACCGTGGCATCCGCCGATCGGGTCGCTCCGGTGATCTCGCCGCAAACCGAACGACCCTGGCCCGGTCGCGATTTCTGGGCAAATCCCTCCGAAGACTGGATGCTGGTCGACGGTCGGATCGAGAACCGCTTTTCGGGCGGCAACCGCAACCTCGTGGTGCTGACAGGAGAGATCGGCCCCGCTCGTGAGGCCTTCACGCTGACGACCAACGTCGACCAGATCTCCTTCGAGACCCGGGGAGAAGGCTATGTCGGCTTCGAGGTCGGACGTCAGGGCGATTTCAACGACTATCGGGACTCCGCGGTCAGCGGCTCGGGCCTTGCGGTGGGTATCGACTTCACCGGCCGACCCTTCATCGGTTCCGCCCTTGAGGAAACCTCCACGGTACCGATGCCGATTCGAAATCTTGATTTCGAATTCAAGGCGGAGCCCGCCGAAGGTGATCTCTACCGCTGCACCCTCCGGGTCACCGACGCCACGGGGAAGATCGTAGGCAAGGCGACGACCGAAGTTCACGGCTCGAGGCTTGAGGGACTGGTCGCGCTGATGGCTTCCACACAACTTCCGAAGCCCGTGAAACTCACCGAGCCGCGCCCGGCCAAGCTGCCCGCGATTTCCCAGCTCCGGGGTGACGAGGGCCGCTTCGCATTTTCGCGAGTCGACCTCAGCGGCGGCAAGATAGTGGCCCGTCCCGAACGTGCCTTCGGTCCCATCCTGTGGTCCACCTACACCCTCGACAACGCGGGAGTGCTCCGACTGCTCATCCAGGCGGCTCCTTTCTCCCGCAACGCCAAACTCGAAGCCACCCTGGACCTGCCGGGTCGCGAGCAGGTCCTCGCCGATCTCGAGCCCAATTCCCGCACCGCGCTCTTCCGGGTCCGTAACGTCCCCACCGACAGGCCGACCGAGTTCACGGTGACCCTGACCGGAACCAAATGGACGGGAACGATCCAACCTCTGCCGAAAAGCGGAAAGGTCACCGTCGCCTCGCTGTCGTGCAACGACGCGACCGGTTTCCCCCACAACGATCTCGTCGCCAATGTCACCGCTCAGGAACCCGATCTCATCACGTTCCACGGCGACCAGATCTACGAGGGCATCGGCGGCTACGGGCTCATCTACGACCAGAAGCCGAACGATCGGGCCCTGCTGTCGTACCTGCGCAAGTACGCGATGCACGGCTGGACCTGGCGGGAATTGCTCAGGAACCGGCCTTCGATCACCATCCCGGACGACCACGATGTCTTCCACGGCAACCTGTGGGGAGCCGGCGGAAAGGCGGCCGATGTGAGCCGCGGATACGGCAACCCCTCGCAGGACTCCGGCGGCTACAAGATGTCGGTCGAGTTCGTGAATGCCGTCCACCGCAGTCAGGCCGGCAATCTCCCCGAGCCCGCCGACCCGGCACCGTGCCGCAGCGGGATCAGCGTCTACTTCACCCGCTTCGCTTACGGGCCTTTGGATATCGCGGTGCTCTCCGACCGTCAGTTCAAGTCAGCCCCCAGAGACCTCCTGCCTGTGGCGGAGATCGAAAACGGATGGCCTCGCAATCTCCGCTGGGACGCCAAGACGGAGTCCTCCCACCCCGATGCCGAACTGCTCGGCCCTCGGCAGGAGGCATTCCTGCGACGCTGGGCGCGCAACCCGGCCAAGGGAACCAGCTTCCGGCTCGCCATTTCACAGTCGCCGTTCTGCGCTCCGCAGACCCTGCCGAAGGACATCCACGACGATACCCGCGTTCCGAGCCTGCCGATTTACAAGGATGGCGAGTATGCACCGGACGACGAACCCAAGGCCGACTTCGACACCAACGGCTGGCCGCGCGAGAAGCGTGATCTTGCGCTCGAGCTGATGAAGGAAGCCAAGGCCCTTCACATCACCGGCGACCAGCACCTCGCCACCACCGGCCAGTACGGGATCGAGAAATGGAAGGATGGCACCTGGTGGACCGCGACGCCGGCCACCGCCAACGTCTGGCCACGACGCTGGATGCCCTCCGAGCCCGGCAAGAACCGGCGTTCGGACGACCCGAAATGGCTGGGTGACTTCACCGACGGCTTCGGCAATCCGATCACCCTCCATGCCGTCGCTAACCCCCGGGACATCGACCGCGAACCCGCCCGGCTCTTCGACCGCGCGGTCGGCTACTGCGTGACCACCTTCGACACCTCCAGCGGTCGGATCACCCTCTCCACATGGCCCTATTGGGCGTCGCCCGCCAAGGCCGCCCCTGACAACCAACCGTATCCGGGCTGGCCGATCGAGATCGACCCGCAGTCCGGCCAGCGAGTGCGCTGA
- the rpmB gene encoding 50S ribosomal protein L28: MARVCSIRGSRVRSGGKINRSGLAKKKGGIGRHVTKVVKRKVTPNLQSKRIWVPELNRWVRVTLSCRALKTINKNGAYATLKQAGII, translated from the coding sequence ATGGCCCGCGTCTGCAGTATCCGAGGAAGCCGAGTCCGCTCCGGCGGCAAAATCAACCGTTCCGGTCTCGCCAAGAAAAAGGGCGGCATCGGCCGTCACGTCACCAAGGTGGTGAAGCGCAAGGTGACCCCGAACCTTCAGTCGAAGCGTATCTGGGTGCCCGAGCTCAACCGCTGGGTCCGCGTGACCCTCTCCTGCCGCGCGCTCAAGACGATCAACAAGAACGGCGCCTACGCGACCCTCAAGCAAGCCGGCATCATCTGA
- the ruvA gene encoding Holliday junction branch migration protein RuvA: protein MIVRLRGKVWESYPNRLVVDAGGVGYEVLVPFSSMDGLKPVEGLEVDLRTYHHIRENGQQLYGFANDEERDVFLLLIDRVSGIGPAIAMAVLNGMPVSRFKACVASGGSAELSKIKGLGKKTAERIILELKDKVGVAETWRGVEAGEVQPKAADAELALVALGYKQVEARKAVRKLLDERPDASTEELVRGALKSMT from the coding sequence ATGATCGTCCGCTTGAGAGGGAAGGTGTGGGAGAGTTATCCGAACCGGTTGGTGGTCGACGCGGGAGGGGTAGGATACGAGGTGCTGGTGCCTTTCTCGAGCATGGACGGGCTCAAGCCGGTTGAGGGGCTCGAGGTCGATTTGCGCACCTACCACCACATTCGGGAGAACGGTCAGCAGCTTTACGGCTTCGCCAACGACGAGGAGCGTGACGTCTTTCTGCTCTTGATCGACCGGGTCAGCGGAATCGGTCCGGCGATCGCGATGGCGGTCCTCAACGGGATGCCGGTCAGCCGTTTCAAGGCCTGCGTGGCGTCCGGAGGGAGCGCCGAGCTGTCGAAGATCAAGGGCTTGGGCAAGAAGACCGCGGAGCGGATCATTCTCGAGCTGAAGGACAAGGTGGGCGTCGCCGAGACCTGGCGGGGTGTGGAGGCCGGTGAGGTGCAGCCGAAGGCGGCCGACGCGGAGCTGGCATTGGTGGCACTGGGCTACAAGCAGGTGGAAGCCCGTAAGGCGGTCCGGAAGCTGCTCGACGAGCGGCCGGATGCTTCGACCGAAGAGTTGGTGCGTGGCGCCCTGAAATCGATGACATGA
- a CDS encoding NADH-quinone oxidoreductase subunit A, with protein sequence MSSQFLPVFFQILVAAGFAAVTLTLSVLLGKSARRNDTKDTAYECGMLPIGEGAPRFSVKFYLVAMLFVIFDIEVVFMYPWAVQFRDLVAQNATALVSMTGFAGILAFAYVYALKKGALSWKPEVKGATEPAAAAVEEGATA encoded by the coding sequence ATGAGCAGCCAGTTCCTTCCCGTATTCTTCCAGATTCTCGTGGCCGCAGGCTTCGCGGCCGTCACGCTCACCCTCAGCGTGCTGCTCGGGAAGTCCGCCCGCCGGAACGACACCAAGGACACCGCCTACGAATGCGGCATGCTCCCGATCGGGGAAGGCGCTCCGCGCTTCTCGGTGAAGTTCTACCTCGTCGCGATGCTGTTCGTGATTTTCGACATCGAGGTGGTCTTCATGTACCCGTGGGCGGTTCAATTCCGCGATCTCGTCGCTCAGAACGCGACCGCCTTGGTGAGCATGACCGGATTCGCCGGCATTCTCGCCTTCGCCTACGTCTACGCGCTGAAAAAGGGCGCGCTCAGCTGGAAGCCGGAGGTCAAGGGCGCGACCGAACCCGCCGCGGCAGCGGTCGAAGAAGGCGCGACCGCCTGA
- the gyrA gene encoding DNA gyrase subunit A, whose protein sequence is MSEEQIKSINVADEMSKSFLDYSMSVIISRALPDARDGLKPSQRRLLYAMHHDLSLTQGKPHLKCARIVGETMGKYHPHGDGAIYPTLVNMAQPWTLREPLVDGQGNFGSVEGDAPAAMRYTEARMTQMGSAMMTDIEKETVDLQVTYDENSVEPVVLPAAIPNLLVNGGTGIAVGMATNIPSHNLGEVIDGVCARIDDPQITIDGIREHIKGPDFATACEIRGFKGIDSYFRTGRGSVKMRGTMEVEENASGTSTITIRQVPHGVNRATLQIRIAELVREKVLTDISGMRDLSDEETRIEITLKRDARPQVVVNQLYKLTAMETSFGVNMLAIHERRPKQLSVLDALDAFIEHRRDVVIRRTRFLLKKAEDRAENLEAFLLALGHLDDFIKIIRESRNRDEARERLKAYDFPIATAERLGVLIRDQPSLVGDRYVFTDRQVNAILELRLYQLTAMEQDKIKGEYDSVIEEIKDLMDILAREARVLEIIKTELLEIKEKHATPRRCPILPDEGEIAIEDLIANEGMIVTLSHRGYVKRTPASEYRVQGRGGKGVRGMETRGADEDDKDFVEQLFSVQAHDYLMFFTNTGRVYVERVYEIPEGSRAAKGRSIKNVLNLQPEESIAAMLRLERTTDDDGNDVTFREDAGYVFFATRSGKVKKTPLNDFRNYRKDGIIAIKLEEGNELIGVRLTSGKDEVVLVTRQGMSLRFVEDQARPMGRATAGVTGIRPVENDYVVSLSLVTDDGTLLVASEKGIGKRTPFDEYRVQGRGGKGIITMKVGDKTGELVGAVAVTNEDQLMLMTSGGQSIRIRVSEVREAGRNTMGVKLLSLKGDEKLQDIARVIPDEDEDEEGESEESEQPEAPEAGSTEGDSADEA, encoded by the coding sequence ATGTCAGAGGAACAGATCAAGTCGATCAATGTGGCGGACGAGATGTCGAAGTCCTTCCTGGACTACTCGATGTCCGTGATTATTTCGCGCGCCCTTCCGGATGCCCGGGACGGGCTCAAACCATCGCAGCGGCGTTTGCTGTACGCTATGCACCACGATCTTTCCCTTACCCAAGGGAAGCCGCACCTGAAGTGCGCGCGGATCGTCGGTGAAACGATGGGTAAGTATCACCCCCACGGGGACGGAGCGATCTACCCGACACTGGTCAACATGGCCCAGCCGTGGACGCTGCGCGAACCGCTCGTCGATGGTCAGGGCAACTTCGGTTCGGTGGAGGGCGATGCCCCCGCGGCAATGCGTTATACCGAGGCCCGCATGACCCAGATGGGGTCGGCGATGATGACCGACATCGAGAAGGAGACCGTCGATCTTCAGGTCACGTACGACGAAAACTCGGTGGAGCCGGTGGTGCTTCCGGCGGCGATTCCCAACCTGCTGGTCAACGGCGGGACCGGTATCGCGGTGGGGATGGCGACCAATATCCCGTCCCACAATCTCGGTGAGGTGATCGACGGCGTCTGCGCGCGGATCGATGATCCGCAGATCACGATTGACGGCATCCGCGAGCACATCAAGGGGCCTGACTTCGCCACGGCCTGCGAGATTCGCGGGTTCAAGGGGATTGACAGCTACTTCCGCACCGGACGCGGCAGCGTGAAGATGCGCGGCACGATGGAGGTCGAGGAGAATGCCTCCGGTACATCGACCATCACCATCCGTCAGGTGCCGCACGGAGTGAACCGCGCGACCCTGCAGATCCGGATTGCCGAGCTCGTGCGGGAAAAGGTACTTACCGACATCAGCGGCATGCGCGACCTCTCCGACGAGGAAACGCGGATCGAGATCACTCTCAAACGCGACGCGCGACCGCAGGTCGTCGTCAACCAGCTCTACAAGCTGACCGCCATGGAGACCTCCTTCGGGGTCAACATGCTCGCGATCCACGAGCGCCGCCCGAAGCAGTTGTCGGTGCTGGACGCGCTGGACGCCTTCATCGAGCACCGCCGTGACGTCGTCATCCGCAGGACCCGTTTCCTTCTTAAGAAAGCCGAGGACCGCGCCGAGAACCTCGAGGCCTTCCTGTTGGCACTCGGTCACCTCGACGATTTCATCAAGATCATCCGGGAGTCGAGGAACCGCGACGAGGCCCGTGAACGTCTCAAGGCCTACGATTTCCCCATCGCGACGGCGGAGCGGTTGGGTGTGCTGATCCGCGATCAACCGAGCCTCGTGGGGGACCGCTACGTATTCACCGACCGCCAGGTCAACGCGATCCTGGAACTCCGGCTCTATCAGCTGACCGCGATGGAGCAGGACAAGATCAAGGGCGAATACGACTCGGTCATCGAGGAAATCAAGGACCTGATGGATATCCTTGCCCGCGAGGCTCGGGTGCTTGAGATCATCAAGACCGAGCTTCTCGAGATCAAAGAGAAGCACGCCACGCCGCGCCGGTGCCCGATCCTTCCGGACGAGGGTGAGATCGCGATTGAGGATCTGATTGCGAACGAGGGCATGATCGTGACCCTCAGCCACCGTGGCTACGTCAAGCGCACGCCCGCCAGCGAGTACCGGGTGCAGGGTCGCGGAGGCAAGGGGGTTCGCGGTATGGAAACGCGGGGTGCTGACGAGGACGACAAGGACTTCGTCGAGCAGCTCTTCTCGGTCCAGGCCCACGATTACCTGATGTTCTTCACCAACACCGGACGGGTGTATGTGGAGCGGGTCTACGAGATTCCCGAGGGATCACGGGCCGCGAAGGGGCGGAGTATCAAGAACGTTCTCAATCTGCAGCCTGAGGAAAGCATCGCGGCGATGCTGCGCCTTGAGCGGACGACGGATGACGATGGCAACGACGTCACCTTCCGTGAGGACGCCGGCTATGTGTTCTTCGCGACGCGCAGCGGCAAGGTGAAGAAGACTCCGCTGAACGACTTCAGGAACTACCGGAAGGACGGGATCATCGCGATCAAGCTGGAGGAGGGCAACGAGTTGATCGGAGTCCGCCTGACCAGCGGCAAGGACGAGGTCGTGCTTGTGACCCGCCAGGGCATGAGCTTGCGCTTTGTCGAGGATCAGGCCCGGCCGATGGGACGGGCGACCGCGGGGGTGACCGGGATCCGTCCGGTCGAGAATGACTACGTCGTCAGCCTGTCCCTCGTTACCGACGACGGCACGCTGCTGGTGGCGTCCGAGAAGGGGATCGGCAAACGCACCCCGTTCGACGAGTACCGCGTCCAGGGCCGCGGAGGCAAAGGCATCATCACGATGAAGGTCGGCGACAAGACCGGCGAGCTTGTCGGCGCGGTGGCCGTGACCAACGAGGACCAGCTGATGCTGATGACCTCGGGTGGCCAGAGTATCCGTATTCGGGTCTCCGAAGTTCGCGAGGCGGGACGGAACACGATGGGCGTGAAGTTGCTGTCGCTGAAGGGTGACGAGAAGCTCCAGGATATCGCCCGGGTGATCCCCGATGAGGACGAGGACGAGGAAGGGGAGTCCGAGGAATCGGAACAACCCGAGGCACCTGAGGCCGGATCGACCGAAGGCGACTCCGCCGACGAAGCTTGA